Proteins encoded together in one Gemmatimonas sp. window:
- a CDS encoding metalloregulator ArsR/SmtB family transcription factor — protein sequence MAHKVMRPELLDLVADRFKALSDRARLSLLQELRGGSCTVNELVEATGMGQANVSRHLAILFNHGLVSRERDGVYVRYELADADVLKLCELVCGRLESELAERKKVISGR from the coding sequence ATGGCTCACAAGGTGATGCGTCCGGAGTTGCTTGACCTGGTGGCGGACCGGTTCAAGGCATTGAGCGACCGGGCGCGGCTCAGTCTCCTGCAGGAACTGCGTGGCGGCTCGTGCACGGTGAACGAGCTGGTCGAAGCTACTGGCATGGGTCAGGCCAATGTCTCGCGGCATCTGGCCATCCTGTTCAATCACGGATTGGTGAGCCGCGAGCGCGACGGCGTGTACGTGCGCTATGAACTCGCCGACGCCGATGTGCTCAAGCTCTGCGAACTGGTCTGCGGACGATTGGAGAGCGAACTGGCTGAACGGAAGAAGGTGATCAGCGGGCGCTGA
- a CDS encoding DUF423 domain-containing protein, whose product MDRLFVMIGALSGGIGVAAGAFGAHALKARLEPRMLEVFETGARYQMYHAIALLAAAWIVTRFPGSLANASGWLFLAGTLLFSGSLYAMALTGVRALGAITPLGGVCFIAGWACLALAAMRAR is encoded by the coding sequence ATGGACCGTCTCTTTGTGATGATCGGCGCCCTTTCTGGCGGTATCGGCGTAGCCGCCGGTGCCTTCGGCGCGCATGCCCTCAAGGCCCGTCTCGAACCTCGCATGCTCGAGGTGTTCGAGACGGGCGCTCGGTACCAGATGTACCACGCCATCGCGCTGCTGGCGGCGGCGTGGATTGTCACCCGCTTCCCAGGTTCACTCGCCAACGCGAGTGGGTGGCTCTTCCTGGCCGGCACCCTGCTCTTCTCGGGGTCGCTCTACGCGATGGCGCTGACGGGCGTCAGGGCACTCGGTGCGATCACGCCGTTGGGTGGCGTCTGCTTCATTGCCGGCTGGGCTTGCCTGGCGCTCGCCGCGATGCGCGCGCGCTAA
- a CDS encoding amidohydrolase family protein — protein sequence MSASLALPRRALVALFTLSAATLSAQTTRDPATLPVVLRASRVIDGTGRTLRNQDVTVQGGRITAMRASVGPLPARGIDLGARTLLPGLIDTHVHLGWYITDKQRLHEDRDGDTPDVSTLQRAGNAWATLRAGFTTVQSIGEADNAVLRDAINAGRIPGPRVLTSLGTLNERTGGGSPDSLRASVRRFKARGADVIKIFASKSIRDGGEATMTPEQLEAACGESKAQGLRSVVHAHSAEAVQRAARAGCTQVEHGVFADDATRALLVQRGTFFDPQCGLVFHNYLDNKPWFEGIGNYNAAGFASMEQAIPLAEKGIGLAAKLPTLKLVFGTDAVAGAHGRNAEELVCRVRRGGQPAMDAIVSATSRAAESLGLEKEIGRIAVGYAADLIATDGDPVAQIEASQLVSFVMKGGRVYRHDAARRTGARK from the coding sequence ATGTCCGCCTCACTCGCTCTGCCCCGCCGCGCCCTTGTGGCGCTGTTTACCCTCTCCGCCGCGACGCTGTCGGCCCAGACAACCCGCGATCCCGCCACCCTCCCCGTCGTGCTGCGCGCCTCGCGGGTCATCGATGGGACGGGACGTACCCTGCGCAATCAGGACGTCACCGTGCAAGGTGGCCGGATCACCGCTATGCGCGCGTCGGTTGGCCCTCTGCCGGCGAGAGGCATCGATCTGGGCGCGCGCACGCTGCTGCCGGGATTGATCGATACGCACGTCCATTTGGGCTGGTACATCACCGACAAGCAGCGGCTCCATGAGGATCGCGATGGTGATACCCCCGACGTGAGCACGCTTCAGCGCGCGGGGAATGCCTGGGCCACGCTGCGGGCGGGCTTCACCACGGTGCAGAGCATCGGCGAGGCCGACAACGCCGTGCTGCGTGATGCGATCAATGCGGGTCGTATTCCCGGTCCTCGGGTGCTCACGTCACTGGGCACGCTGAACGAACGCACCGGGGGCGGATCACCCGATTCGCTCCGCGCGTCGGTGCGTCGATTTAAGGCACGCGGCGCCGACGTCATCAAGATCTTCGCCTCCAAGTCGATTCGGGACGGCGGCGAGGCCACCATGACACCGGAGCAGCTCGAGGCGGCCTGTGGAGAATCGAAGGCGCAGGGGCTGCGCTCGGTGGTGCATGCGCATTCGGCCGAGGCCGTGCAACGCGCGGCGCGCGCCGGCTGCACGCAGGTAGAGCATGGAGTATTCGCCGACGACGCCACGCGCGCGTTGCTCGTACAGCGCGGCACGTTCTTCGATCCGCAGTGCGGCCTCGTGTTTCACAACTATCTCGACAACAAGCCGTGGTTCGAGGGCATCGGCAACTACAACGCGGCCGGCTTCGCGTCGATGGAACAGGCGATTCCGTTGGCCGAGAAGGGCATCGGGCTCGCCGCGAAGCTGCCCACGCTCAAGCTCGTGTTCGGCACCGATGCCGTGGCGGGCGCGCATGGGCGAAATGCCGAAGAGCTGGTGTGTCGCGTACGTCGTGGTGGCCAGCCAGCGATGGACGCGATCGTCAGTGCGACCAGCCGGGCCGCCGAGTCGCTTGGACTCGAGAAGGAGATCGGCCGCATCGCCGTGGGATACGCGGCGGACCTCATCGCGACCGACGGCGATCCCGTGGCGCAGATCGAAGCGTCACAGCTCGTGTCCTTCGTGATGAAGGGTGGCCGCGTGTATCGCCACGACGCAGCACGCCGTACCGGAGCTCGGAAATGA
- a CDS encoding twin-arginine translocation signal domain-containing protein, translating to MTSRRSFLKTAGALTAGVATVGTSTACAVKDPTASNATGQENSAERVRGFDRVLLDAVATAVLPASLGATGIRTATNAFVAWADDYEPVAEEMHGYGYADVRYLPADPSPAWRAQLSALELLAHKHGTEGFATLPMAQRQELLSAVLRDQRGDRLPAPLNANHVAIALLSHWSSGPNAWDAALGARVAPGVCRTLGDATRKPLPVTMEPRT from the coding sequence ATGACGTCCAGACGCAGCTTTCTCAAGACCGCCGGCGCCCTGACTGCCGGTGTCGCCACCGTTGGCACCAGCACCGCGTGCGCCGTGAAAGACCCGACCGCAAGCAATGCGACCGGACAGGAGAACAGCGCGGAGCGCGTGCGCGGATTCGATCGCGTACTGCTCGATGCCGTGGCGACCGCCGTCTTGCCGGCGTCACTCGGCGCGACCGGTATCCGCACGGCGACCAATGCGTTCGTCGCTTGGGCCGACGACTACGAACCGGTGGCGGAGGAGATGCACGGATATGGCTACGCCGACGTGCGTTACCTGCCGGCCGACCCCTCTCCGGCCTGGCGCGCGCAGCTCTCCGCACTGGAGCTGCTGGCGCATAAACATGGCACTGAAGGCTTCGCCACCCTCCCAATGGCACAGCGTCAGGAGCTGCTCAGCGCCGTGCTGCGCGACCAGCGAGGCGACCGATTACCGGCACCGCTCAATGCCAACCACGTTGCGATCGCGTTGCTGTCGCATTGGTCATCGGGGCCTAATGCGTGGGACGCCGCTCTCGGCGCCCGTGTCGCGCCCGGTGTGTGCCGCACGCTGGGTGATGCCACGCGCAAGCCGTTGCCTGTCACCATGGAGCCGCGCACATGA
- the trxA gene encoding thioredoxin, producing the protein MTTTSARKAVLPCTACGKLNRVDLSRADAQPKCGTCRVPLVLDAPVVLTDANFDTVVANSTVPVMVDFYADWCGPCKMMAPVFAQFAKQQRGQAIVAKVDTDRNPGVASRFAIRSIPTIALLKDGKEVARQVGAVPMGQLEQMVISAR; encoded by the coding sequence ATGACCACCACCAGTGCTCGGAAGGCGGTGCTCCCCTGCACCGCCTGCGGCAAACTCAACCGCGTTGACCTATCCCGGGCCGATGCGCAGCCGAAGTGCGGGACCTGTCGCGTACCACTCGTGCTCGACGCGCCGGTGGTGCTCACCGACGCCAACTTCGACACCGTGGTCGCAAACAGCACGGTGCCGGTGATGGTCGACTTCTACGCCGACTGGTGTGGACCCTGCAAGATGATGGCGCCGGTGTTCGCGCAGTTCGCGAAGCAGCAGCGCGGACAGGCGATCGTGGCGAAGGTCGACACCGATCGCAATCCTGGTGTCGCATCGCGCTTCGCGATCCGAAGCATCCCCACGATCGCGCTCCTCAAAGACGGCAAGGAAGTGGCGCGTCAGGTCGGCGCCGTGCCGATGGGCCAGCTGGAGCAGATGGTGATCAGCGCCCGCTGA
- a CDS encoding OsmC family protein, producing MQRTAQAVWKGTGKEGSGTLTTPSGVLNAQPYSFKLRFQDEDGRNGTNPEELIAAAHAGCFSMALSFQLANAGFTADEINTTAVLTMEPVDGNQTITQIVLKLAATIPGITAEQFQTLAENAKAGCPVSRLFKAEISLEASLA from the coding sequence ATGCAGCGCACAGCACAGGCAGTCTGGAAGGGCACGGGCAAGGAAGGCAGCGGCACGCTCACGACGCCGAGCGGCGTGCTGAATGCGCAGCCGTATTCGTTTAAGCTCCGCTTCCAGGACGAAGACGGGCGGAATGGCACGAACCCCGAAGAGCTGATCGCGGCCGCGCACGCCGGCTGCTTCTCGATGGCGCTGTCGTTCCAGCTGGCCAACGCCGGCTTCACCGCCGATGAGATCAACACGACCGCGGTGCTGACCATGGAGCCGGTGGACGGCAATCAGACGATCACTCAGATCGTGCTGAAGCTCGCGGCCACGATTCCCGGCATCACGGCCGAGCAGTTCCAGACGCTGGCCGAGAACGCGAAAGCGGGCTGCCCGGTGTCGCGGCTGTTCAAGGCCGAGATCAGCCTGGAAGCCTCGCTGGCTTGA
- a CDS encoding DUF2892 domain-containing protein: MCNDKIIRRIAGVFVMLSVALGYFVHPGFLFFTAFVGFNLFQSSITNCCPLELMLGKAGMFGCTPKRS, translated from the coding sequence ATGTGTAACGACAAGATCATTCGTCGCATCGCCGGCGTCTTCGTCATGCTGTCCGTGGCCTTAGGCTACTTCGTACACCCCGGCTTCCTGTTCTTCACGGCCTTCGTGGGGTTCAACCTCTTCCAGTCGAGCATCACGAACTGCTGTCCGCTTGAACTGATGCTGGGGAAGGCGGGTATGTTCGGATGCACCCCGAAGCGCAGTTAA
- a CDS encoding BamA/TamA family outer membrane protein, whose amino-acid sequence MHVLHHTPRTAPANWLPFVVRPAVSLWLTSLVLLLAAVSSPADAQPNTERGPRTAQRESPEIRELKITGTSKLPVAALRQSLVSKPSACKSLLLKPFCVITKSRHIYERSYLDRDEFQRDVLRALVFYFRRGYRDVAIDTSIVRVGSNAVRITMSVKEGPPTRVASTSVVSFAPVPIDSAGLIRPRVNEPLNLLAIDSTVASVRDALWEKGFADAVITPSTKVDSAADSASLSFRVDPKRRVTIGEVRIEGVEKISELAIRRSLRIAPGDVFRRSRIAQSQRALYESALFRRATIDTLAHAPGVPDSVKSLIVRVIEAPQREARASVGFTTADFVQAEARFTDNYWLGGTRKFDATITVGNLLAEQLTQSQFFVNFTNISRDNALGRFYSPTYQASVEARQRWFRSPRNTIGAGLFTHRRSSPGVFVDRGYGASGTFTRELAVRTPLSATYRFEISSVEAGDVYFCVNYGVCDASTILALRGQQRLSPAAAVISMDRSDSPLSPTRGIRFRAEAEHASALTASDFRYNRALADVAMYRPLPFRNIVAALHVRAGWVQPLASTAGAVGLPANREALGSAEILHPRKRFYAGGAQSVRGFGENQLGPRVLTIAPDVLRGRAISKGDTTYGCALATPIASCGVNAAFLRDSDFQVRPLGGTTLLEGSVELRIPVWGSLVGALFVDGAILGEGTLNSITRGTGAITPGFGVRYESPVGPIRVDLGLRPTLRRALPVITQTTDSAGQRVLVALAPATGCGALSSEGCRTFPDPLERMGLLRKWANRLTLHLSIGQAF is encoded by the coding sequence ATGCACGTCTTACATCACACGCCACGTACGGCGCCAGCGAATTGGCTCCCGTTCGTCGTCCGGCCCGCCGTTTCTTTATGGCTCACGTCGCTCGTGCTCTTGCTGGCAGCAGTATCCAGCCCTGCCGACGCGCAGCCGAACACTGAGCGCGGCCCCCGAACGGCGCAGCGGGAGTCCCCTGAAATTCGGGAGCTGAAGATCACGGGGACGTCGAAGCTGCCCGTCGCAGCATTGCGGCAAAGCCTCGTGTCGAAACCGTCTGCATGCAAGAGCCTGCTGCTCAAGCCGTTCTGTGTGATCACGAAGTCGCGGCACATCTACGAGCGAAGCTATCTCGACCGCGATGAGTTTCAACGCGACGTGCTTCGCGCGCTGGTGTTCTACTTTCGCCGCGGATATCGCGACGTCGCCATCGACACCAGCATCGTTCGGGTCGGTTCCAATGCGGTGCGGATCACGATGTCGGTCAAAGAGGGACCGCCTACACGCGTTGCATCCACGAGCGTGGTCTCATTCGCTCCCGTCCCGATCGACAGCGCCGGCCTGATCCGTCCGCGCGTGAATGAGCCCCTCAACCTGCTCGCCATCGATTCCACCGTCGCGAGCGTTCGCGACGCGCTGTGGGAGAAGGGCTTCGCCGATGCGGTCATCACGCCGTCGACCAAGGTCGATTCCGCGGCTGACAGTGCCTCGTTGAGCTTTCGCGTGGACCCCAAGCGGCGAGTCACGATCGGCGAGGTGCGCATCGAGGGTGTTGAGAAGATCTCCGAACTCGCGATTCGACGGTCGCTGCGAATCGCGCCCGGCGATGTCTTTCGTCGTTCCCGCATCGCGCAGAGCCAGCGTGCGCTCTACGAGTCGGCGCTCTTTCGTCGCGCGACGATCGATACGCTCGCGCACGCCCCCGGCGTGCCGGACAGCGTGAAGTCGCTCATCGTGCGCGTCATCGAGGCGCCGCAGCGCGAAGCACGCGCCAGCGTCGGATTCACGACGGCAGATTTTGTCCAGGCTGAGGCCCGGTTCACCGACAACTATTGGCTTGGCGGCACGAGAAAGTTCGACGCGACCATCACTGTCGGCAATCTGCTCGCCGAGCAACTCACGCAGAGTCAGTTTTTTGTGAACTTCACGAATATCTCGCGAGATAACGCGTTGGGCCGCTTCTATTCGCCGACGTATCAGGCCAGTGTGGAGGCGCGACAGCGCTGGTTCCGCTCGCCACGGAACACGATCGGAGCCGGTCTTTTTACCCATCGGCGAAGCTCACCAGGTGTGTTCGTAGATCGCGGATACGGCGCCAGCGGCACGTTCACGCGCGAGCTGGCCGTGCGCACGCCGCTGAGTGCCACCTATCGCTTCGAAATCAGCAGTGTCGAGGCTGGCGACGTGTACTTCTGTGTGAACTACGGCGTGTGTGATGCCTCGACCATTCTGGCGCTCCGTGGTCAGCAACGACTCTCCCCCGCCGCCGCCGTCATTTCGATGGACCGCAGCGATTCACCGCTGTCGCCCACGCGCGGCATTCGCTTCCGCGCCGAAGCTGAACACGCATCGGCATTGACTGCCTCCGACTTCCGGTACAATCGCGCGTTGGCGGATGTGGCGATGTATAGGCCGCTGCCCTTCCGAAACATCGTCGCCGCGCTTCATGTGCGGGCGGGATGGGTTCAACCGCTTGCCAGCACCGCTGGCGCCGTAGGGCTGCCCGCGAACCGCGAAGCACTGGGCTCTGCGGAAATCCTGCATCCGCGCAAACGCTTCTACGCCGGCGGTGCGCAGAGCGTGCGAGGCTTCGGCGAGAACCAGCTCGGCCCACGGGTGCTCACGATCGCGCCGGACGTTCTACGCGGACGGGCCATCAGCAAGGGCGACACCACGTACGGTTGCGCGCTAGCCACTCCGATCGCCTCGTGCGGCGTCAACGCTGCGTTCTTGCGCGACAGCGACTTTCAGGTGCGTCCGTTGGGCGGCACAACATTGCTCGAAGGCAGCGTAGAGTTGCGGATTCCGGTGTGGGGTTCTCTCGTCGGAGCCCTGTTCGTTGACGGCGCCATTTTGGGAGAAGGCACGCTGAACTCGATCACGCGGGGCACGGGCGCCATCACGCCGGGATTCGGCGTGCGATACGAATCACCGGTAGGGCCTATTCGGGTCGATCTGGGACTTCGACCGACGCTGCGTCGCGCGCTCCCTGTCATCACGCAGACGACAGACAGCGCGGGGCAGCGTGTCCTCGTCGCGCTCGCGCCGGCGACAGGCTGCGGTGCGCTGTCGAGTGAAGGCTGTCGCACGTTTCCCGATCCGTTGGAACGCATGGGCCTGCTTCGCAAGTGGGCGAATCGTCTCACGCTCCACCTCAGCATCGGTCAGGCCTTCTAA
- a CDS encoding DPP IV N-terminal domain-containing protein — protein MRRSLLRAILSGPLVAAPLLAQSRAITAADYARAERFLAFNTSNLVSRTGVQPTWLPDGRFTYRVRLADGSSPLVVVDPIKGTKTDCTAAGANCPAEPARANGRPAARPGGRPPEHVSPDGKTAAFIRDWNLWVRDVATNKETQVTTDGVKDFGYATDNAGWIHSDRAILTWSPDSKKMATFQQDQRNVGEMYLVKMKVGHPELSAWKYPLPGDSVVSMIHRVIVDLSASTPKVVRFKMPADQHRSSVCDHISCSGGELSDVEWYADGSKLAFLSNSRDHKIATLRIADASTGDVRDVLREEVATQFESGDNVANWRVLPATNEVIWFSERDDWGQLYLYDLATGALKSKITTGDGPVLSVERVDAKARMIWFVAAGKIPGRDPYFRHLYRIGMNGKGLTLLTPEDGDHNTTLSPNGAVFVDSWSRADLAPIAVLRNASTGKLISTLEQGDISKLVATGWKAPTRITVKDRAGKWDLYGVMWTPTALDSTKKYPIINYIYPGPQGGSVGSRQFSAATRDNQALAELGFIVVAIDGTGNPTRSKSFHDAYYGRMSDNTLPDQIAGMKQLAERYRFIDLERAGMWGHSGGGFATASAMFQYPDFFKVGISESGNHDNRNYEDDWGERYHGLLTKSGAVDNYDKEANQTLAKHLKGKLMLAHGTMDDNVPPDNTWLVVDALIKAGKDFDLVMIPNAAHGYGAASNYMMRRRWDYFVQHLLGATPPKEYQIGPKN, from the coding sequence ATGCGCCGTTCTCTCCTTCGTGCCATTCTTTCCGGCCCGCTCGTGGCCGCCCCTCTGCTTGCCCAGTCGCGCGCTATCACCGCCGCCGACTACGCGCGGGCCGAGCGCTTCCTCGCGTTCAACACGTCGAACCTCGTGTCGCGCACCGGCGTGCAGCCGACGTGGCTCCCCGATGGCCGGTTCACGTACCGCGTGCGGCTGGCGGATGGAAGTTCACCGCTCGTGGTGGTCGACCCGATCAAGGGGACCAAGACGGACTGCACCGCCGCGGGCGCCAACTGCCCGGCTGAGCCCGCACGTGCCAACGGCCGCCCGGCCGCCCGGCCCGGTGGTCGCCCGCCCGAGCATGTCTCACCCGACGGCAAGACCGCCGCGTTCATCCGCGACTGGAATCTCTGGGTGCGCGATGTGGCCACCAACAAGGAGACGCAGGTCACGACCGATGGCGTGAAAGACTTCGGGTACGCGACCGATAACGCCGGCTGGATTCACTCGGATCGCGCGATCCTGACGTGGTCGCCCGATTCCAAGAAGATGGCCACGTTCCAGCAGGATCAGCGCAACGTCGGCGAGATGTACCTCGTGAAGATGAAGGTCGGTCATCCCGAACTGAGCGCGTGGAAGTATCCGCTGCCGGGCGACAGCGTGGTGTCGATGATACACCGGGTGATCGTCGATCTGTCTGCGTCGACGCCGAAGGTGGTGCGCTTCAAGATGCCGGCCGATCAGCATCGCTCGTCGGTGTGCGATCACATCTCGTGCAGTGGCGGTGAACTCTCCGACGTGGAATGGTACGCGGACGGCTCCAAGCTTGCGTTCCTGTCGAACTCGCGGGACCACAAAATCGCCACACTGCGCATCGCCGACGCCAGCACGGGTGACGTGCGCGACGTGCTGCGCGAAGAGGTGGCCACACAGTTCGAGAGCGGTGACAACGTGGCGAACTGGCGTGTGCTGCCGGCGACCAACGAAGTGATCTGGTTCTCCGAACGCGATGACTGGGGACAGCTGTATCTGTACGACCTCGCCACGGGCGCGCTCAAGTCGAAGATCACGACTGGCGACGGGCCGGTGCTCTCGGTGGAGCGCGTGGATGCGAAGGCCCGCATGATCTGGTTCGTCGCCGCCGGCAAGATTCCGGGGCGCGATCCGTACTTCCGTCATCTGTATCGCATCGGCATGAACGGGAAGGGGCTGACGCTCCTTACGCCGGAAGACGGCGACCACAACACCACGCTGTCGCCCAACGGCGCCGTGTTCGTGGATAGTTGGTCGCGCGCCGACCTCGCGCCGATCGCCGTGCTGCGCAACGCGAGCACGGGAAAGCTGATCTCGACACTGGAACAGGGTGACATTTCGAAGCTCGTCGCGACGGGCTGGAAGGCCCCCACGCGCATCACCGTCAAGGATCGCGCCGGTAAATGGGACCTATACGGCGTGATGTGGACGCCGACCGCGCTCGACTCGACGAAGAAGTACCCGATTATCAACTACATCTATCCAGGTCCGCAGGGCGGCAGTGTGGGCAGCCGTCAGTTCTCGGCCGCGACGCGCGACAATCAGGCGCTGGCCGAGTTGGGGTTCATCGTCGTGGCGATCGACGGCACCGGAAACCCGACGCGCTCGAAGTCTTTTCACGACGCGTACTACGGTCGCATGAGCGACAACACGCTTCCCGATCAGATCGCGGGCATGAAGCAGTTGGCCGAGCGCTATCGCTTCATCGATCTGGAACGCGCGGGCATGTGGGGCCACTCGGGCGGCGGTTTCGCCACGGCCTCGGCGATGTTCCAGTACCCGGACTTCTTCAAGGTCGGTATTTCCGAGTCGGGCAATCACGACAACCGCAACTACGAAGACGATTGGGGCGAGCGCTACCACGGCCTGCTCACCAAGAGCGGTGCGGTGGACAACTACGACAAGGAAGCGAATCAGACGCTGGCCAAGCACCTGAAGGGGAAGCTGATGCTGGCGCACGGCACGATGGACGACAACGTGCCTCCCGACAACACGTGGCTCGTCGTCGATGCCCTGATCAAGGCCGGTAAGGACTTCGACCTCGTCATGATTCCGAACGCGGCACACGGCTATGGCGCGGCCTCGAACTACATGATGCGCCGTCGGTGGGACTACTTCGTGCAGCATCTTCTGGGTGCCACGCCGCCAAAGGAGTATCAGATCGGGCCGAAAAACTGA
- a CDS encoding GMC family oxidoreductase, with product MITHNADIVIVGSGITAALMAASLAEKTTKSILVVEAGKPTTPFADRVKARERWRAYGESPWKQDHLDDQNATGTTWGFSPSMNVGGLAMHWGGVSPRYSPEDFALRSMYGVGSDWPFNYDDLDPFYQEAEERMGVAGEQGPVALDPRGKPYPLPPLPINYNLAQLQQWATKAGIVTWSTPSAKNSVAQDGRGQCQRCDTCYPVCPTGAKYSPDFTWDALVARKRITLVTETLVRKLEADPKTGRITRATGNRTNASGEEVTIEGGTFVLAAGFVWSPHLLLLSKSSAFPDGLANRSGLVGKYLAGHRNVNAYLRLPMELFPGINVQHSLVSKQFMRVPRSARYLRHDLRIWESSVGREPRLRDDDGRVQFGDDLMKDWQQRAKGATARVRGYYDVLPDKESALALDAKKVNRFGDPMPNVSFKDAPESAALKEWQEEQLRDLFRTMAKAGGGEILRMENSANDLGQEHPVGGCRMGTDPTQSVVDAHGRAHDHENLWVAGAPAQPTASCCNGTLTFVAVGLRTAAAIAGAAAV from the coding sequence ATGATCACGCACAATGCGGATATCGTGATCGTCGGCAGTGGCATCACCGCCGCGTTGATGGCGGCGTCGCTGGCCGAGAAGACCACGAAGTCGATTTTGGTCGTTGAAGCAGGAAAGCCCACGACACCGTTCGCCGACCGGGTCAAGGCGCGCGAGCGTTGGCGCGCGTATGGAGAGAGCCCCTGGAAGCAGGATCATCTCGACGACCAGAACGCGACGGGCACCACGTGGGGCTTCTCACCCAGCATGAACGTGGGCGGCTTGGCGATGCACTGGGGCGGTGTGTCGCCGCGCTATTCGCCGGAGGACTTTGCACTGCGCTCGATGTACGGCGTGGGCAGCGACTGGCCGTTCAACTACGACGATCTCGATCCGTTCTATCAGGAAGCGGAAGAGCGGATGGGTGTGGCCGGCGAACAAGGGCCGGTCGCGCTCGATCCGCGAGGCAAGCCATATCCATTGCCGCCGCTTCCGATCAACTACAACCTTGCACAGTTGCAGCAGTGGGCCACCAAGGCCGGCATTGTCACGTGGAGCACACCGAGCGCGAAGAACTCCGTGGCGCAAGACGGGCGTGGGCAATGCCAGCGGTGCGACACCTGCTATCCCGTGTGCCCCACGGGTGCGAAGTACTCGCCCGACTTCACGTGGGATGCGTTGGTCGCGCGCAAGCGGATCACGCTCGTGACCGAGACACTGGTGCGTAAGCTCGAGGCCGACCCGAAAACGGGCCGCATCACGCGGGCCACGGGCAATCGCACGAACGCTTCGGGCGAGGAAGTCACCATTGAAGGCGGCACGTTCGTACTGGCGGCCGGCTTCGTGTGGTCACCGCATCTGCTGCTGTTGTCGAAGAGCAGCGCGTTCCCCGATGGACTGGCCAATCGCAGCGGACTGGTTGGCAAGTATCTCGCCGGGCATCGCAACGTGAACGCGTATTTGCGGTTGCCGATGGAGCTGTTCCCCGGCATCAACGTGCAGCATTCGCTGGTGTCGAAGCAGTTCATGCGGGTGCCGCGCTCGGCGCGCTATCTGCGCCACGACCTGCGCATCTGGGAGTCAAGCGTCGGGCGTGAACCGCGTTTGCGCGACGACGATGGCCGCGTGCAGTTCGGCGATGACCTGATGAAGGATTGGCAGCAGCGCGCGAAGGGCGCGACTGCTCGGGTGCGTGGCTACTACGATGTGCTGCCCGACAAGGAGAGCGCGCTCGCGCTCGACGCGAAGAAGGTCAACCGCTTCGGCGATCCGATGCCGAACGTCTCGTTCAAGGACGCGCCGGAGAGCGCGGCGTTGAAGGAGTGGCAGGAAGAGCAACTGCGTGACCTGTTCCGTACGATGGCGAAAGCCGGCGGCGGCGAAATCCTGCGCATGGAGAACAGCGCCAACGATCTCGGGCAGGAGCACCCGGTCGGCGGTTGCCGGATGGGAACTGACCCGACACAAAGCGTGGTGGATGCGCACGGACGTGCCCACGACCACGAGAATCTGTGGGTGGCCGGCGCGCCAGCACAGCCCACGGCCTCGTGCTGCAACGGCACGCTCACCTTCGTGGCGGTGGGGCTGCGCACAGCGGCGGCGATCGCGGGAGCCGCCGCAGTCTGA